A stretch of DNA from Pseudomonadales bacterium:
CCTGATCGATGCCTGCCGAGGCCGTCTACCGGATTGGAACATGGACCATCGAGCCGCAGCGCAACCGGCTGAGCTGCGACGATGAGGTACGAACCTTACCGCCCAAGGCCATGGACGTGCTGGTCTGCCTCCTCGAACGCTCAGGAACCGTCGTCTCCATCGCTGAGTTGATCCGAATCGCCTGGAAAGGCCGGCCAGTAGAGGAGAGCTCCGTTCATCAGCGCATCTCTCAGATTCGTCATGTGCTCGGCAATCCACCCTCAGACGAGGGGTGCATCGAGAACATTCCCCGGCGCGGCTATCGACTGACCGGGCTGGTGGAGCGACTGCCGCCGGCCAATCCTCCGGAAAGCGGACAGCGCAGCGTGGCCAGGCAGCAGATCATCGCCATCCCCAACCTGCGCAACCTCACACCAGCTGCGGAACTCGGCTGGCTGGCGGAAGGATTGACCGAGCATCTGCGACGACAGGTTGCGCGCTGGCCGCGCTTCGATGTCATACCCGGCGCGCTGCTGAGAGGCGCTGAACTGCCAGCAGGTGCCGACCTGCTCGTCGATGGTTTCCTGCAGGTCTCAGGAAAGCAGACGATCGTTGCGCTCGACCTCATCGATCTGGCAACCAGGCAGCGGCGCTGGTCGCAGCGCTTCCACGGTGAGCACGAGGACCCTTACGAGCTGCAGCAGCAGATGTCAGCAGCGATCGCCCGGGTGCTGGGTGAAAGCCTGCTACCCCGCGCAGTGCCAGCGAATCCCGCCGCGTACCCTGCGTTTCTGCGCATGCTCAGCATTCACAGCTATGGCAGCTACGACACCCATCACCGGCTGCTGACCGAGGTACTGGAGCAGGATCCCGAATGGTACTGGGGCTGGGCGGACCTGGCTTCCCTGTTACTGCGCATGGCAACCATCGACCGGGATCAGCATCGCATCGATGAAGCCCGCGCCATCCTCGAGAGCAAAGGACAGGGTAACGGCCGGGGATATGCCAGGCTCGTGCGCAGTTTACTGGCCGTCTACTGGGATGGGGATCTGGACCTGGGCGAAGATATCGCCCGATCGCTGGCGGAGCGAGGTACCGGCTGGCCCTACAGCCTGCTGCTGATGGTGTCAGGCCTCTACCGGGAGGCGGAGTCGTATTTCCACTACCTGACCAGGGCAGCACCTTATGATTCGGTCGGCTGGGAAATGCTGACGGAAAGCCGCCTGCTGCTTGGCAACGCCACCGGCGCAGTGGCAGCCGCCCGTACCCTCGTAACGCTGTACCCGCCGGACGCTGTCAATGCATTGCTGCTGCTGATCTGGCCGCTGGTGTTCGCAGATGAATTGGAGGAAGCGACCGCGCTCATGCGCAGGGCGGATGAACTCCTCAAAACACTGGGCTCAGGGACGCAGCAACGGATGTGTCAGAAGAGCCTGGAGCAATCCCGATTCGAACTGGCCATGCGCAGCGGTGACCGGGCCAGGGCGACAGAAGCCGCTGAGCAGATCCATGGGCTCGGCGATGCTGTCCTCGCCGGTGTTCTCGCTCTGCGGCTGGGTGATTCCCGCGCGACCGGATGGCTGGCCGAACCCCTGAGCCCTCAGTTTCAGCGCTTCTGGTGGTGGAAAGCGCGCGCTCTGATGACCGGTGCCATCGCCGAACACCCCTCGATACTGGCGGTGGAAGCCGCACTGGGGTTCACGCCGCAGTGGCGCCTGGAGCTGGCCCGTCGGGCTGCGACTCTGCCGGCGGATTCGCACATCTGCTGTGATCCAGCCCTGTATGAGACCTGAGTCGGCGCGTTGCCCGGTTACCCTATGACTTGAAGCGCTTAGCCAGCCAGCGCCGCTGCATCTCAGAGTACAGGTGCATTAACTCACTGGTCGGTGCGAGGCTTCCATCGATGTCGCAATCCACGAACCGTACCGCAAGCTGCCCAACACCGACCCGCACCACTTCGCTGTTCAGTACGGCGACACGGCCATCGAGATCGAGACGGACCACGCAGGTGTCGCCACGTCCAAGCGGCTTATTGTGGCTCGTGGGAACTTGCAGAAGGGCACCGCCAAGGCTGATGTCCAAAGGCGTGGCGGTAACCTCCTGTGAGCCTGCCGTTATCCATGCGTTGATTTCTCCCGGGTCCAAAGTCAGACGGAAGCTGCGGCGCTGCTCAGCCAGCTTGCCGTTGACCTGATAGTTGAGGTACTCGATGACTTCCTGAATTCTGTCAGCCGGGAGGATGACTCGGCCGGATCCTGACCCGGAGTGATCCGAGATCACGATACTTGAACCAAGAAGCTCAAGCTGGACGTGTCCTATCTGCAGCTTGTCCACGAGAATGGCCTTGCCAACGGCATATGCTGTGTGCGGGCTTATTTAGAATAGCAGAGATATCCTCATCGACACTCGGCCCTGTCGGTGAGCAGTCCAGGGAGACCACCCTCACGAAATCTGCCTTCGCTCCCCTGTTAGGCATCGACGATGCCAATGAATCTGGCGGGGGCCGGAAGTGAGCGACGAGTCGGCATGACCGATGTTCGAAGTGGACTCGGCTACCTCTCCGACCTACCGGTTCTTCGACGTACGGATACCGGTTACACCGAACAGATCGCCGGTAGGGTAGCGGCCCCAGCCTGCGAGGCTGTCCCCATGCCGCCCCACGTTGGCCTCCATGGTTGTGATCCCGCGAGATTCGGTGAAGCTGATGCTCACGCTACAACCATAGACTTCTTCCGATGCTGTCCACGAGCCCGCCGAGATTGAGGGCGACACGGTGAAGATCGTGTCGGTAACCACGTAGTGATCGTCGTCAGACCCTCGGTCCGCCACGGTGCACTCCGCAACGTCTGCTTCAGCGATACCAGCTTCGTCCATGTAGGCGATGCACACCAAGGAGTACTTGCCGTCAGTTTGTGAGAATGTCCACCAGCCGGCCAGAGATAGGACTTCGCAGGCGACTTCATCACCTAGTGTCGATACGGTGTCGTTCAACTCCTCGATGGCGGATGTGTTGGCTTCTACTCGCGCATCAAACTCCATGAACTTTTCTTTTACCGACGCGGCTCTTGCGGGAACACCCGACTGAACTCCACTTGGGGGTTCCCCGAGCGCCGAGGGGGCGACTAGCAACGCCAGCGCGGTGGTGCATAGATACTTCTTCATCGTTGGTTAACCCCGTTCAAGTTGCGGTCATAACAAATCCAAACTACCGGTGCTTGTGGTATCCAGTGCACAGACCCTTCTGCTTCGACTTCTCGCTGCAGTTGTGGCCGCCGTTCGCATCCAACCCTCCGCTATGCCCGAGCAACGGTGCATTGAACTCAGTGTGAGCGTGATTCTCGTACTGGAAGTATGCTGCAGTGACAGCACCTGAGAAGGTGAGAGCGCAGATGATAGTGATCAGTTTGGATCGCATGGTGAGAGCCTCGACGTGCAATACCTTCGAAGCCTAGTCCCGAGGTTATCGCGGTGCAAGTGTGGTTGTTCTTGCCCTCACAGTGATGCGAGCAGCGCCCCGCTCGGGATGCTACCCGACCAGTACATTAGCAGATCGCCGTACAACTCCAGCATGTCTTTGCCCCGACGCGTGCTCTCAACGTAGTACTGTCGTGGCTCCACTTACGCAATCGTGGAGAGCGCCGCGAAGTGTCCCTTGACCCATTGACCAAGCCCACCAGCCAAGGCCTGCACGTAGATACCCTTGAGATCATCGCGGGAGAGTTCGTACATCCGCATCACTTCCTGCACCCCGGGGTCGCTCTCGCAGAGATCGAGGTACTCGCTGAGTGCTTGCTCCCGGATGCTGGACTTCCCAGACACGACTTGATCATGAAGAGACGCAGCAAGGTCGCGAGTCGAACCACCCGGCGGGTGGATCTTCCGTTGCAGCTTGGCTAGCTTGGATGACTTCCTGAAAGAGCGGACGACGGTGAGTAGTGGCACGGTGTTGTTCCCCTCAATCTCCTCATGAAGTTCTCGACGATACCAAGCCGGATGCACCGCTGCCACACCGATGATTCTGCGAGGCCCCGCCGGTCGCTGAGACACTGCGTCATGCGGTCTAGCAAGTCATTCAGGCCGCCAGATCCGCTATGATTCGCCGTCATGGAAGTTTACTGCGGAGACTGACTACGATGAAACTAACACTCGGAACACTAGTCCTCGCCTTGCTGCTTAGTCCTCGACTTTACGCAGACGCTCGACAGGACATCGTGGTCTACCTGAAGAGTTCCGAGGAACCCACGGTAAAGGACGCCACCTGGATAAGCCACACGATGCTCGCGGTAGGCGTAGTAGATGATGGTTCGGATCGCACTGGGTTCGCGGAGTACGTTTGCAATTTGGTGCGGGAGCGGGGTGTCCGTGGCGTCAACGTAAAGGTCATCGACATCGTTAAGCTGGTTAATGACGATGGGTTCCAGAACCTGAGCAAGCGGGTGGACTGCGAAACCTTCAAGAGGTGGTAGAGGCCTCCCTCCCCGGTTTGGTGACAAGCCATGCGATGATCATAGAGTTGACGTAGGCGAAGGTGAGTAACCCGACCTTGTTCAGAACCAGAGTAACCGCAGTCGCACCACCGCTTACGGTCTGATCGATCGATGGCTTAGCGTTCATCATCGTCAGGAACGCCCACCATAGAGCATCCTCCGCCGTTTGAATGTTGGAGCCCGGCACAGCACGCTCGAACTCTAAGATCAAAGCACTGCAGATGGTGTATGAGAAGAACACGATGAGAGCGATAACCAGCGAAAGGCTCTCGTATCGACTCGCAACGATTCCGCGATACAACACCCGGAAGGAACGAACAGCCCGGAGGTAGCGGAGTATCCTGACCACCCTGGTGATCCTGCCCCACCTAAGTGGGTCGATTGCCGGTATCGATGAGATGAAGTCTATCCAGCCCCATCGGAGGTAACCCCATCTGTTCTCCGCCCGGTAGAGATTGACGAAAAAGTCCGACAGGAACACCGCACAGATGGCGAGATCTACATACTGTAGCAACCGGCTGACCTCTTCATCTGTGATGATGAAGGTCTCGACCACGAGAACGGCCAAGACATAGAGGCTGAGGATCAGCAGCGAGAGTTGATAGAACGCAGAACCGCGCTCGCTCATTCGACCAGTGCTATCGGGCATGCTGATTCCTACGCGGGTTCGATCCAGCCAGCGGCCACTGCTCGATCTCGCACTCCTCCAATCGTGACTGGAGTGCCATCATCATTCGTTGCCTCGATGACCGACAGTTCTTCATCAGTGAGCCCGCACTTTTGCGCGTGGTAGAGCGCCTCTGCGAGTACCCTCTTAACGCCACTTTCGTTCCCCTTGAAATCGTACTCGTCCGCCTTGTCCACTTTCGCCACGAACGGATACGCCCTCTCGAACGCTACAAGCGTTTGCTTGTGCTCCTCGATGTCGCCAGTGAAGGCCGCGAGGCCCTTCGGGAACTGCTGCATCTGCTCAATCAGTTCGACAGCCTTGCGTGCGTTGTTCACTCTTCCTGCAGTCGTCTTACCGTGGTTCACCATCTCGACGCACTTCAGGAAGCGATCCCACAACGGGCGGACTGCCCCCACCTCTTCAGCGAGCGCCCTGTCCCTGGCACGCTGCGCGTACATGATGATAAGGCCGATGAAGAACGAGCCACCGATGATCACAGCCAGCACGGGGTTCGCCTTCATCCAGTCAAGCGTCCAGGCGATAGCTGCGATGCACCCGCCGACGAGCAAGATGCCCATATGCCCTGCGCTTTTCGAACTGACTCCCGTGGAGACGCCTAAGAAACGCCCGCCCCGTAGCCGCTGACCGACGCCGAACCTGATGCTCATCTGGCCTCCCTCAACGAGGACTTCAGGGTGCAACGCAAACGACTACTGGTCAAGACACCGCACGAACACCGCTCCTCTGAGCATGTAACCAACCGCCGCCCTGCGGCAACAAACCTCCGCTACTTAGGAACCATTCCCATGGCCTATACAGCAATCCTCCAGCTGCCCAACGGCAGCACATCGCTCGTCCCCGTACTCACCCCGGCCAACTTCAGCCAAGCTGTCTACCGCACCGCTAAGCCATTCGCGAACATCGTCGAAGAAGACGGCGTCTATGTGGAGCTGAACTTCACCGACGATAGCCGCAAGGTACTGTTCCCTGTGAGAAGCCCTTCGGTCTAACCGTTCTCTAACCGGAAGTCATTCGCCGGTTTCCAAAGCAACTGCCCTCTACGTGAGGCACCAACACAACACTCGGCTCGCTGTGGCGACACACCGATGAAGTATGTGCCAACACGTAGCTGTCCCCCGTGAAGACCTAGATCACCTTCACGAGGCCGGGCAGCTGCCTCTATCGATCATCCAACGCCACGGAACACATTCAATGAACTCTCAACCATGAGAGCCAATCTCACGCAAGTGTGGTGTCTGCCTCGAAGTACGACGCAGAGCCACGCAGAGAGTCCGCTCAGAGCGCGACTCAGCGACCGTGCTGACACCAAGAGGCCGAGCCCCGAGCACAACAGCCCGGAGGGACTTGAACGCTATGTCTGTAGCAGTGACTGCGTCGCATGCGCCCGTGCAGCGTCCATCCTTCGTAACCGGGTAAGCCGAGCGAAGGCAAAGCATCAACGAACGGAAGCCGCACTGGCTGCGCAAGTCACATCGCGCGGTGAGCCAATCGCGACGGTGACAAGGATACCTGTGGAGTACCGCCAGCCCCCTGCTGAGACCGTAGCGGCCCCATCACCGGCACTGGCCGAGACGACCACGATGTTCCGTATCCATACCTTTATGAACGACCTGACCAATGGTGCCGGCGATGTCCAAGCGAAGGCTGTGGAGCTTCATCAGCGCCTGCAGGATCTGCGTGAGCTACATCGAGCGGATCCTGCGCCGTACTTGGTGCTGAGCCCATCGCTTGCCGCAGCCGGGTAGGTGACCTGACCGTGCAATCTTCCGTGCAATCTATCGGCCTACAGGCCACGTAAACATTGGGGTAGAGCCTGGGGTAGAGCCAAACATTGGTGTGGTGCCCAGGGCGGGACTCGAACCCGCACATCTTTCGACACTGGAACCTAAATCCAGCTTGTCTACCAATTCCAACACCTGGGCAGGAGGCGGTGCCGGGGCATTGTGCCTCCTCCCCCGGCGAAATCAAACGTCGGGTGAAACCTGGCTCAGTACTTGAACTGCACGTCGAACAGCACGCGATTGAAGTCTTCCTCCTCGCCGAGGTTGCCGCCGCGCTGATTGATGAACAGGGTACCGCCGAGAGAGACATTGCTGGTCAGGATGTAGCCGAGTTTGAGGGTGTGGCCCTTACCATCCGTGCCGCCATCCATGAAGTCCGAGTCGGTGAACAGGGCGAGCACTGCGTCGGCTTCGAGATCCTGATAGGTATAGCCCACTTTCCAGGGCTGGCGACCATTGCCGAATCGCATCGAGGCCCCGATTGCATAGCCGGTGTCGTAGTCGTCCGCGTCCAGGTTCTGCACCCAGTTTGCGAAAAGCTCGGTGGGCATGTTGGCGATGTCGAAATGCAGCTCGGTGAAGACCTCCAGTTCTTCGTAGCCGTACAGGTAGTTACCGGCGGCATCGATACTGTTGCCCCTGGGATCGCCGTCGAACAGCACCGGTCTGCCTCTGGTGTCTGACAGATCGTAGTAGCCGGTACCGATCAGGAACCGTGTTGTGTCGCTCAGCGGTACTTCGAATCCCGCCTGGGCGCCCAGAACGAAGATATCCTTGCCTGAGCTTTCGCTTGCCCACAGGCCCAGACCAGTCAGAGAAAAACCGCCGCGCTGGAAGGTGACATTGGTGCCTTCCGGACGCAGATCGCCGTCCCACAGCAGGCCGTTGTCGCCGGCACGGTGCAGCGGATTCCTGAATTTACCCGCTGTCCAGGTCAGCCCGTCGGTGGGCGTTTCCCAGGTGACATAAGACAGATCGAGGGCGATATCCTTGCTCGAGAATCCGCCGCCCAGGGTCTGGTTGCCGGATACCGGATTCTGGCCGCCGGTTATCAGACCGAAACCGACGCGCAGGGAGTCGGAAAGATCCGCTTCCAGCGAAGTACGGGCGCGGATCCGCTGGCGATGTCGTTTGCTGCTGAATTCCGGATCTGAGGTTTCGTGGCGGTAGCGGAAATCACCCTTCCAGCGCAGCCGGTCTTCCCAGCCCGCGCCGGCGGCCGGCACGGCGGTGGCCGGTGTCTGGTAGGCCACTTCCGGGACCTTGCGGTTGTTTTCCAGGCGCTCCAGCCGGGCCCGCAGTTCGGCCAGTTCGGTGGTGAGTGCCTCGATCAGCGCTGAATCAGTGGTGGCAGCACGGGCGCCCGGGCCCGCCAGCAGCAGCACCCCGAGCAGGGCTGTGGTGAGAACGGATTTCATGAAAGTCTCCTTCGTCGAGTGGATGCGTTTGCAGGCATTGTGTGGCATTGGTGTGACGTAAATGTGACACAAACCCGGGCCGATTGAAGGCATTGGCGCCTTTCAATCGGCGTGACCCATGCGGTCCCGATCGACAGTGTCCCCCGCGGGTTGGATGGCGCTATGCTCCCGGGTTGAGCAAACGTCGGTGGGGTATCTGGCATTGAACGACATCATGTATCCGGTGCACGGATTCGTCGCACCCGGTTTTGAGCGGGTGCGCGAGGTGTTTGAGGCGAATTTTGTCGACGACGTGGAAGTTGGTGCAAGCTTCTGCGTGTTCCGGGATTCTGAGCCGCTGGTGGATCTGTGGGGTGGTTATAAAGACCCGGCTGGCCGGGAACCCTGGCAGTCCGACACCCTGGTGAACGTCTACTCCACCACCAAGGGTGTGGCTGCACTGGCGTTTGCCACACTGGTGGAAGAGGGGCTGATCGGATTCGACGATCCGGTGCGCGAGTACTG
This window harbors:
- a CDS encoding winged helix-turn-helix domain-containing protein — protein: MPAEAVYRIGTWTIEPQRNRLSCDDEVRTLPPKAMDVLVCLLERSGTVVSIAELIRIAWKGRPVEESSVHQRISQIRHVLGNPPSDEGCIENIPRRGYRLTGLVERLPPANPPESGQRSVARQQIIAIPNLRNLTPAAELGWLAEGLTEHLRRQVARWPRFDVIPGALLRGAELPAGADLLVDGFLQVSGKQTIVALDLIDLATRQRRWSQRFHGEHEDPYELQQQMSAAIARVLGESLLPRAVPANPAAYPAFLRMLSIHSYGSYDTHHRLLTEVLEQDPEWYWGWADLASLLLRMATIDRDQHRIDEARAILESKGQGNGRGYARLVRSLLAVYWDGDLDLGEDIARSLAERGTGWPYSLLLMVSGLYREAESYFHYLTRAAPYDSVGWEMLTESRLLLGNATGAVAAARTLVTLYPPDAVNALLLLIWPLVFADELEEATALMRRADELLKTLGSGTQQRMCQKSLEQSRFELAMRSGDRARATEAAEQIHGLGDAVLAGVLALRLGDSRATGWLAEPLSPQFQRFWWWKARALMTGAIAEHPSILAVEAALGFTPQWRLELARRAATLPADSHICCDPALYET
- a CDS encoding PilZ domain-containing protein is translated as MDKLQIGHVQLELLGSSIVISDHSGSGSGRVILPADRIQEVIEYLNYQVNGKLAEQRRSFRLTLDPGEINAWITAGSQEVTATPLDISLGGALLQVPTSHNKPLGRGDTCVVRLDLDGRVAVLNSEVVRVGVGQLAVRFVDCDIDGSLAPTSELMHLYSEMQRRWLAKRFKS
- a CDS encoding ion transporter, coding for MSERGSAFYQLSLLILSLYVLAVLVVETFIITDEEVSRLLQYVDLAICAVFLSDFFVNLYRAENRWGYLRWGWIDFISSIPAIDPLRWGRITRVVRILRYLRAVRSFRVLYRGIVASRYESLSLVIALIVFFSYTICSALILEFERAVPGSNIQTAEDALWWAFLTMMNAKPSIDQTVSGGATAVTLVLNKVGLLTFAYVNSMIIAWLVTKPGREASTTS
- a CDS encoding putative porin produces the protein MKSVLTTALLGVLLLAGPGARAATTDSALIEALTTELAELRARLERLENNRKVPEVAYQTPATAVPAAGAGWEDRLRWKGDFRYRHETSDPEFSSKRHRQRIRARTSLEADLSDSLRVGFGLITGGQNPVSGNQTLGGGFSSKDIALDLSYVTWETPTDGLTWTAGKFRNPLHRAGDNGLLWDGDLRPEGTNVTFQRGGFSLTGLGLWASESSGKDIFVLGAQAGFEVPLSDTTRFLIGTGYYDLSDTRGRPVLFDGDPRGNSIDAAGNYLYGYEELEVFTELHFDIANMPTELFANWVQNLDADDYDTGYAIGASMRFGNGRQPWKVGYTYQDLEADAVLALFTDSDFMDGGTDGKGHTLKLGYILTSNVSLGGTLFINQRGGNLGEEEDFNRVLFDVQFKY